One part of the Hydra vulgaris chromosome 01, alternate assembly HydraT2T_AEP genome encodes these proteins:
- the LOC136074711 gene encoding uncharacterized protein LOC136074711 — MTTSAVFDFTEMPSRDNGIGRYEEHEYEPINDTNLNSPGDIRIDIEQQELFTLPSKAYLLFEGQLVKADGTAYANADAVALTNNGLMHLFSRITYQLSNQEIEAVYYPSQATTMLGMLNYANDFQLTQGLHQLWYKDYGSTAVFNNNQGFGIRQAYIIQKPTIKGTFSFWVPVRHIFGFCDDYDKVIYELKHAITLVRQSDDNAIFRLAAAAAGKVNLNKVSLFLPNLITADTEIKKSTEIPRYIIVGLQTNKANSDQTVNASIFDHCDLKNMYIFPDNNDRYLAVDYNLSFPNQQT, encoded by the exons atgacgaCTTCTGCAGTATTTGATTTTACAGAAATGCCAAGTAGAGATAATGGGATTGGAAGATATGAAGAACATGAATATGAACCCATTAATGACACAAATCTAAATAGTCCTGGAGATATAAGAATCGATATTGAGCAACAAGAATTGTTCACACTTCCATCTAAAGCGTATCTCTTATTTGAAGGACAACTTGTTAAAGCTGATGGAACAGCTTATGCTAATGCAGATGCAGTGGCTCTTACAAATAATGGCCTTATGCATTTATTTAGTCGAATAACATACCAATTATCAAACCAAGAGATAGAAGCTGTTTATTATCCAAGTCAGGCAACTACAATGTTAGGAATGCTTAATTATGCAAATGACTTTCAATTAACTCAAGGATTACATCAATTGTGGTATAAAGATTATGGATCAACAgcagtatttaataataaccaaGGGTTTGGCATAAGACAAGCATACATAATTCAGAAACCAACTATAAAAGGAACATTTTCATTTTGGGTACCTGTAAGACACATTTTTGGATTCTGTGATGATTACGACAAAGTTATTTATGAGCTTAAACACGCAATAACTCTTGTTAGACAAAGTGAcgataatgcaatttttaggctTGCTGCTGCAGCTGCAGGAAAAGTTAATCTTAATAAAGTGTCATTGTTTCTGCCAAATTTGATAACAGCAGACACAGaaa TAAAGAAATCTACTGAAATTCCAAGATACATTATTGTCGGATTACAAACAAATAAAGCTAACAGTGACCAAACTGTCAATgcttcaatatttgatcattgtgaCTTGAAAAATATGTACATTTTTCCTGATAATAATGACAGATATCTAGCTGTTGATTATAATTTGTCATTTCCAAATCAGCAAACTTGA